In Drosophila subpulchrella strain 33 F10 #4 breed RU33 unplaced genomic scaffold, RU_Dsub_v1.1 Primary Assembly Seq474, whole genome shotgun sequence, the following proteins share a genomic window:
- the LOC119562442 gene encoding protein crossbronx-like, translated as MSWPRIPFHAWVLHPCQSPLTTGVNVNHQAFYHLHNRSLRRIPQALPNFEFSRLISLVELEPPSRAIAKPCDHHVVFNGNQPEDGYQILAEYNLVKDELKNIYAIPSYACGLHWFGVIFVHSGIYAGSVFRFSILLPENFPDDVILPTVVFSTVILHPHICPQNKTLDLTPVFKEWRKDQHHIWHLLRYIQAIFADPEGSICTGQSSAGDLVVLDEVNNMEALNMLAKSRPEYIKRVQEQAISSRLRMYDRPKTDDPHYIIVEPYCADRHLKFMDQLKSPCWKEATSIDCSQPSEYLGHIDSSRQLDEEEKIREEAVVGQ; from the coding sequence GCCTTTTATCACTTACACAACCGCTCGCTCCGCAGGATTCCACAAGCTCTTCCAAATTTTGAGTTCTCACGGCTTATATCTTTGGTGGAGCTTGAGCCACCATCTCGTGCCATAGCCAAGCCGTGCGATCACCATGTGGTATTCAACGGGAACCAACCCGAGGATGGCTACCAGATCCTGGCCGAGTACAATCTGGTGAAGGACGAGCTGAAGAACATCTATGCCATTCCTAGTTATGCCTGTGGATTGCACTGGTTCGGCGTGATCTTCGTGCACAGTGGAATCTATGCGGGCAGCGTGTTTCGCTTCTCCATTCTGCTGCCGGAAAATTTCCCGGATGATGTCATCCTGCCCACCGTAGTCTTCTCGACGGTCATTCTGCATCCGCACATCTGTCCGCAGAACAAAACCCTCGATCTCACTCCTGTTTTCAAGGAGTGGCGCAAGGATCAACACCACATCTGGCATTTACTGCGGTACATCCAGGCCATCTTTGCCGATCCCGAGGGCAGTATCTGTACCGGACAATCCTCCGCGGGCGATCTCGTCGTCCTGGATGAGGTCAACAATATGGAGGCCCTGAACATGTTGGCCAAGAGTCGACCCGAGTATATCAAACGTGTCCAAGAACAGGCCATTTCCTCGCGACTTCGCATGTACGACAGACCAAAGACGGATGATCCCCACTATATCATTGTGGAGCCCTATTGTGCGGATCGGCATCTGAAGTTTATGGACCAGCTGAAGAGTCCCTGCTGGAAGGAGGCCACATCAATTGACTGCTCGCAGCCATCGGAGTATCTGGGACACATCGATTCCTCAAGGCAGCTGGACGAGGAGGAGAAGATCCGTGAAGAAGCTGTGGTCGGTCAGTAG